One window from the genome of Corvus moneduloides isolate bCorMon1 chromosome 9, bCorMon1.pri, whole genome shotgun sequence encodes:
- the SERBP1 gene encoding plasminogen activator inhibitor 1 RNA-binding protein isoform X3, producing MPGHLQEGFGCVVTNRFDQLFDDESDPFEVLRAAESRRKESGGGGGGSQAGGGARGPAGAQSGSSGGAGGAGQAGGGAGSAAKQLRRESQKERKNPLPPFAGGDRREDGGGQPGAPLRKEGIRRIGRRPDQQQQQQQQGEGKPIDRRPERRPPRERRFEKPAEEKGEGGEFSVDKPILDRPMRGRGGLGRGRGRGRGMGRGDGFDSRGKREFDRHSGSDRSSVSHSHFSGLKHEDKRGGSGSHNWGTVKDELTELDQSAVTEETPEGEEHPPADSENKENEVEEVKEEGPKEMTLDEWKAIQSKDRAKVEFNIRKPNEGADGQWKKGFVLHKSKSEEAHAEDSVMDHHFRKPANDITSQLEINFGDLGRPGRGGRGGRGGRGRGGRASRGGRTDKLVKEFDVIHTPNQSSASAPDVDDPEAFPALS from the exons ATGCCCGGACACCTGCAGGAGGGCTTCGGGTGCGTCGTCACCAACCGCTTCGATCAGCTCTTCGATGACGAGTCCGACCCCTTCGAGGTGCTGCGCGCGGCGGAGAGCCGGAGGAAGgagagcggcggcggcggcggcgggagccaagcgggcggcggggcccgcgGCCCGGCGGGCGCCCAGAGCGGCTCCTCGGGTGGGGCTGGCGGCGCAGGCcaggcgggcggcggcgcgggcagTGCGGCCAAGCAGCTGCGCAGGGAGTCGCAGAAGGAGCGCAAGAACCCGCTGCCGCCCTTCGCCGGCGGGGACCGCCGGGAGGATGGCGGGGGCCAGCCCGGAGCGCCGCTGCGGAAGGAGG GGATAAGGAGGATTGGCAGGAGGCctgatcagcagcagcagcaacagcagcaggggGAAGGCAAACCCATCGACAGGAGACCCGAGCGACGACCTCCCCGCGAGCGCCGCTTCGAGAAACCCGCCGAGGAGAAGGGCGAGGGAGGAGAGTTCTCTGTGGATAA ACCCATCCTGGACCGACCCATGCGTGGACGTGGAGGACTGGGCCGGGGCCGTGGCCGCGGGCGCGGGATGGGCCGAGGAGATGGGTTTGACTCTCGTGGCAAACGGGAATTTGACAGACACAGTGGCAGCGATAGATC TTCTGTTTCACATTCACATTTCAGCGGCCTAAAGCACGAGGACAAGCGCGGTGGCAGCGGATCACACAACTGGGGAACCGTCAAAGACGAGCTAAC TGAATTGGATCAGTCAGCTGTAACTGAGGAAACGCCAGAGGGAGAGGAGCATCCGCCTGCTGATTCTGAAAATAA AGAGAATGAGGTTGAAGAAGTTAAGGAAGAAGGCCCCAAGGAAATGACCCTGGATGAGTGGAAAGCCATTCAAAGTAAGGATCGTGCAAAAGTCGAGTTCAACATCCGCAAACCAAACGAGGGAGCTGATGGGCAATGGAAAAAAGGATTTGTGCTCCACAAGTCAAAGAGTGAGGAG GCTCATGCTGAGGACTCGGTAATGGATCACCACTTCCGCAAGCCCGCCAACGACATCACGTCCCAGCTGGAGATCAACTTTGGAGACCTGGGCCGCCCCGGCCGCGGCGGCAgagggggccgggggggccgaGGGCGTGGGGGCAGGGCCAGTCGTGGAGGCAGAACTGACAAG TTGGTCAAGGAGTTTGATGTGATCCACACGCCCAACCAG TCAAGTGCTTCTGCTCCTGATGTAGATGACCCAGAggctttcccagctctgtcctaA
- the SERBP1 gene encoding plasminogen activator inhibitor 1 RNA-binding protein isoform X5 codes for MPGHLQEGFGCVVTNRFDQLFDDESDPFEVLRAAESRRKESGGGGGGSQAGGGARGPAGAQSGSSGGAGGAGQAGGGAGSAAKQLRRESQKERKNPLPPFAGGDRREDGGGQPGAPLRKEGIRRIGRRPDQQQQQQQQGEGKPIDRRPERRPPRERRFEKPAEEKGEGGEFSVDKPILDRPMRGRGGLGRGRGRGRGMGRGDGFDSRGKREFDRHSGSDRSELDQSAVTEETPEGEEHPPADSENKENEVEEVKEEGPKEMTLDEWKAIQSKDRAKVEFNIRKPNEGADGQWKKGFVLHKSKSEETKAMTEMQGSLLDSNEAHAEDSVMDHHFRKPANDITSQLEINFGDLGRPGRGGRGGRGGRGRGGRASRGGRTDKLVKEFDVIHTPNQSSASAPDVDDPEAFPALS; via the exons ATGCCCGGACACCTGCAGGAGGGCTTCGGGTGCGTCGTCACCAACCGCTTCGATCAGCTCTTCGATGACGAGTCCGACCCCTTCGAGGTGCTGCGCGCGGCGGAGAGCCGGAGGAAGgagagcggcggcggcggcggcgggagccaagcgggcggcggggcccgcgGCCCGGCGGGCGCCCAGAGCGGCTCCTCGGGTGGGGCTGGCGGCGCAGGCcaggcgggcggcggcgcgggcagTGCGGCCAAGCAGCTGCGCAGGGAGTCGCAGAAGGAGCGCAAGAACCCGCTGCCGCCCTTCGCCGGCGGGGACCGCCGGGAGGATGGCGGGGGCCAGCCCGGAGCGCCGCTGCGGAAGGAGG GGATAAGGAGGATTGGCAGGAGGCctgatcagcagcagcagcaacagcagcaggggGAAGGCAAACCCATCGACAGGAGACCCGAGCGACGACCTCCCCGCGAGCGCCGCTTCGAGAAACCCGCCGAGGAGAAGGGCGAGGGAGGAGAGTTCTCTGTGGATAA ACCCATCCTGGACCGACCCATGCGTGGACGTGGAGGACTGGGCCGGGGCCGTGGCCGCGGGCGCGGGATGGGCCGAGGAGATGGGTTTGACTCTCGTGGCAAACGGGAATTTGACAGACACAGTGGCAGCGATAGATC TGAATTGGATCAGTCAGCTGTAACTGAGGAAACGCCAGAGGGAGAGGAGCATCCGCCTGCTGATTCTGAAAATAA AGAGAATGAGGTTGAAGAAGTTAAGGAAGAAGGCCCCAAGGAAATGACCCTGGATGAGTGGAAAGCCATTCAAAGTAAGGATCGTGCAAAAGTCGAGTTCAACATCCGCAAACCAAACGAGGGAGCTGATGGGCAATGGAAAAAAGGATTTGTGCTCCACAAGTCAAAGAGTGAGGAG ACAAAGGCGATGACAGAAATGCAGGGGAGTCTGCTGGATTCAAATGAG GCTCATGCTGAGGACTCGGTAATGGATCACCACTTCCGCAAGCCCGCCAACGACATCACGTCCCAGCTGGAGATCAACTTTGGAGACCTGGGCCGCCCCGGCCGCGGCGGCAgagggggccgggggggccgaGGGCGTGGGGGCAGGGCCAGTCGTGGAGGCAGAACTGACAAG TTGGTCAAGGAGTTTGATGTGATCCACACGCCCAACCAG TCAAGTGCTTCTGCTCCTGATGTAGATGACCCAGAggctttcccagctctgtcctaA
- the SERBP1 gene encoding plasminogen activator inhibitor 1 RNA-binding protein isoform X1 — translation MPGHLQEGFGCVVTNRFDQLFDDESDPFEVLRAAESRRKESGGGGGGSQAGGGARGPAGAQSGSSGGAGGAGQAGGGAGSAAKQLRRESQKERKNPLPPFAGGDRREDGGGQPGAPLRKEGIRRIGRRPDQQQQQQQQGEGKPIDRRPERRPPRERRFEKPAEEKGEGGEFSVDKPILDRPMRGRGGLGRGRGRGRGMGRGDGFDSRGKREFDRHSGSDRSSVSHSHFSGLKHEDKRGGSGSHNWGTVKDELTELDQSAVTEETPEGEEHPPADSENKENEVEEVKEEGPKEMTLDEWKAIQSKDRAKVEFNIRKPNEGADGQWKKGFVLHKSKSEETKAMTEMQGSLLDSNEAHAEDSVMDHHFRKPANDITSQLEINFGDLGRPGRGGRGGRGGRGRGGRASRGGRTDKLVKEFDVIHTPNQSSASAPDVDDPEAFPALS, via the exons ATGCCCGGACACCTGCAGGAGGGCTTCGGGTGCGTCGTCACCAACCGCTTCGATCAGCTCTTCGATGACGAGTCCGACCCCTTCGAGGTGCTGCGCGCGGCGGAGAGCCGGAGGAAGgagagcggcggcggcggcggcgggagccaagcgggcggcggggcccgcgGCCCGGCGGGCGCCCAGAGCGGCTCCTCGGGTGGGGCTGGCGGCGCAGGCcaggcgggcggcggcgcgggcagTGCGGCCAAGCAGCTGCGCAGGGAGTCGCAGAAGGAGCGCAAGAACCCGCTGCCGCCCTTCGCCGGCGGGGACCGCCGGGAGGATGGCGGGGGCCAGCCCGGAGCGCCGCTGCGGAAGGAGG GGATAAGGAGGATTGGCAGGAGGCctgatcagcagcagcagcaacagcagcaggggGAAGGCAAACCCATCGACAGGAGACCCGAGCGACGACCTCCCCGCGAGCGCCGCTTCGAGAAACCCGCCGAGGAGAAGGGCGAGGGAGGAGAGTTCTCTGTGGATAA ACCCATCCTGGACCGACCCATGCGTGGACGTGGAGGACTGGGCCGGGGCCGTGGCCGCGGGCGCGGGATGGGCCGAGGAGATGGGTTTGACTCTCGTGGCAAACGGGAATTTGACAGACACAGTGGCAGCGATAGATC TTCTGTTTCACATTCACATTTCAGCGGCCTAAAGCACGAGGACAAGCGCGGTGGCAGCGGATCACACAACTGGGGAACCGTCAAAGACGAGCTAAC TGAATTGGATCAGTCAGCTGTAACTGAGGAAACGCCAGAGGGAGAGGAGCATCCGCCTGCTGATTCTGAAAATAA AGAGAATGAGGTTGAAGAAGTTAAGGAAGAAGGCCCCAAGGAAATGACCCTGGATGAGTGGAAAGCCATTCAAAGTAAGGATCGTGCAAAAGTCGAGTTCAACATCCGCAAACCAAACGAGGGAGCTGATGGGCAATGGAAAAAAGGATTTGTGCTCCACAAGTCAAAGAGTGAGGAG ACAAAGGCGATGACAGAAATGCAGGGGAGTCTGCTGGATTCAAATGAG GCTCATGCTGAGGACTCGGTAATGGATCACCACTTCCGCAAGCCCGCCAACGACATCACGTCCCAGCTGGAGATCAACTTTGGAGACCTGGGCCGCCCCGGCCGCGGCGGCAgagggggccgggggggccgaGGGCGTGGGGGCAGGGCCAGTCGTGGAGGCAGAACTGACAAG TTGGTCAAGGAGTTTGATGTGATCCACACGCCCAACCAG TCAAGTGCTTCTGCTCCTGATGTAGATGACCCAGAggctttcccagctctgtcctaA
- the SERBP1 gene encoding plasminogen activator inhibitor 1 RNA-binding protein isoform X2: MPGHLQEGFGCVVTNRFDQLFDDESDPFEVLRAAESRRKESGGGGGGSQAGGGARGPAGAQSGSSGGAGGAGQAGGGAGSAAKQLRRESQKERKNPLPPFAGGDRREDGGGQPGAPLRKEGIRRIGRRPDQQQQQQQQGEGKPIDRRPERRPPRERRFEKPAEEKGEGGEFSVDKPILDRPMRGRGGLGRGRGRGRGMGRGDGFDSRGKREFDRHSGSDRSGLKHEDKRGGSGSHNWGTVKDELTELDQSAVTEETPEGEEHPPADSENKENEVEEVKEEGPKEMTLDEWKAIQSKDRAKVEFNIRKPNEGADGQWKKGFVLHKSKSEETKAMTEMQGSLLDSNEAHAEDSVMDHHFRKPANDITSQLEINFGDLGRPGRGGRGGRGGRGRGGRASRGGRTDKLVKEFDVIHTPNQSSASAPDVDDPEAFPALS, translated from the exons ATGCCCGGACACCTGCAGGAGGGCTTCGGGTGCGTCGTCACCAACCGCTTCGATCAGCTCTTCGATGACGAGTCCGACCCCTTCGAGGTGCTGCGCGCGGCGGAGAGCCGGAGGAAGgagagcggcggcggcggcggcgggagccaagcgggcggcggggcccgcgGCCCGGCGGGCGCCCAGAGCGGCTCCTCGGGTGGGGCTGGCGGCGCAGGCcaggcgggcggcggcgcgggcagTGCGGCCAAGCAGCTGCGCAGGGAGTCGCAGAAGGAGCGCAAGAACCCGCTGCCGCCCTTCGCCGGCGGGGACCGCCGGGAGGATGGCGGGGGCCAGCCCGGAGCGCCGCTGCGGAAGGAGG GGATAAGGAGGATTGGCAGGAGGCctgatcagcagcagcagcaacagcagcaggggGAAGGCAAACCCATCGACAGGAGACCCGAGCGACGACCTCCCCGCGAGCGCCGCTTCGAGAAACCCGCCGAGGAGAAGGGCGAGGGAGGAGAGTTCTCTGTGGATAA ACCCATCCTGGACCGACCCATGCGTGGACGTGGAGGACTGGGCCGGGGCCGTGGCCGCGGGCGCGGGATGGGCCGAGGAGATGGGTTTGACTCTCGTGGCAAACGGGAATTTGACAGACACAGTGGCAGCGATAGATC CGGCCTAAAGCACGAGGACAAGCGCGGTGGCAGCGGATCACACAACTGGGGAACCGTCAAAGACGAGCTAAC TGAATTGGATCAGTCAGCTGTAACTGAGGAAACGCCAGAGGGAGAGGAGCATCCGCCTGCTGATTCTGAAAATAA AGAGAATGAGGTTGAAGAAGTTAAGGAAGAAGGCCCCAAGGAAATGACCCTGGATGAGTGGAAAGCCATTCAAAGTAAGGATCGTGCAAAAGTCGAGTTCAACATCCGCAAACCAAACGAGGGAGCTGATGGGCAATGGAAAAAAGGATTTGTGCTCCACAAGTCAAAGAGTGAGGAG ACAAAGGCGATGACAGAAATGCAGGGGAGTCTGCTGGATTCAAATGAG GCTCATGCTGAGGACTCGGTAATGGATCACCACTTCCGCAAGCCCGCCAACGACATCACGTCCCAGCTGGAGATCAACTTTGGAGACCTGGGCCGCCCCGGCCGCGGCGGCAgagggggccgggggggccgaGGGCGTGGGGGCAGGGCCAGTCGTGGAGGCAGAACTGACAAG TTGGTCAAGGAGTTTGATGTGATCCACACGCCCAACCAG TCAAGTGCTTCTGCTCCTGATGTAGATGACCCAGAggctttcccagctctgtcctaA
- the SERBP1 gene encoding plasminogen activator inhibitor 1 RNA-binding protein isoform X4: MPGHLQEGFGCVVTNRFDQLFDDESDPFEVLRAAESRRKESGGGGGGSQAGGGARGPAGAQSGSSGGAGGAGQAGGGAGSAAKQLRRESQKERKNPLPPFAGGDRREDGGGQPGAPLRKEGIRRIGRRPDQQQQQQQQGEGKPIDRRPERRPPRERRFEKPAEEKGEGGEFSVDKPILDRPMRGRGGLGRGRGRGRGMGRGDGFDSRGKREFDRHSGSDRSGLKHEDKRGGSGSHNWGTVKDELTELDQSAVTEETPEGEEHPPADSENKENEVEEVKEEGPKEMTLDEWKAIQSKDRAKVEFNIRKPNEGADGQWKKGFVLHKSKSEEAHAEDSVMDHHFRKPANDITSQLEINFGDLGRPGRGGRGGRGGRGRGGRASRGGRTDKLVKEFDVIHTPNQSSASAPDVDDPEAFPALS; this comes from the exons ATGCCCGGACACCTGCAGGAGGGCTTCGGGTGCGTCGTCACCAACCGCTTCGATCAGCTCTTCGATGACGAGTCCGACCCCTTCGAGGTGCTGCGCGCGGCGGAGAGCCGGAGGAAGgagagcggcggcggcggcggcgggagccaagcgggcggcggggcccgcgGCCCGGCGGGCGCCCAGAGCGGCTCCTCGGGTGGGGCTGGCGGCGCAGGCcaggcgggcggcggcgcgggcagTGCGGCCAAGCAGCTGCGCAGGGAGTCGCAGAAGGAGCGCAAGAACCCGCTGCCGCCCTTCGCCGGCGGGGACCGCCGGGAGGATGGCGGGGGCCAGCCCGGAGCGCCGCTGCGGAAGGAGG GGATAAGGAGGATTGGCAGGAGGCctgatcagcagcagcagcaacagcagcaggggGAAGGCAAACCCATCGACAGGAGACCCGAGCGACGACCTCCCCGCGAGCGCCGCTTCGAGAAACCCGCCGAGGAGAAGGGCGAGGGAGGAGAGTTCTCTGTGGATAA ACCCATCCTGGACCGACCCATGCGTGGACGTGGAGGACTGGGCCGGGGCCGTGGCCGCGGGCGCGGGATGGGCCGAGGAGATGGGTTTGACTCTCGTGGCAAACGGGAATTTGACAGACACAGTGGCAGCGATAGATC CGGCCTAAAGCACGAGGACAAGCGCGGTGGCAGCGGATCACACAACTGGGGAACCGTCAAAGACGAGCTAAC TGAATTGGATCAGTCAGCTGTAACTGAGGAAACGCCAGAGGGAGAGGAGCATCCGCCTGCTGATTCTGAAAATAA AGAGAATGAGGTTGAAGAAGTTAAGGAAGAAGGCCCCAAGGAAATGACCCTGGATGAGTGGAAAGCCATTCAAAGTAAGGATCGTGCAAAAGTCGAGTTCAACATCCGCAAACCAAACGAGGGAGCTGATGGGCAATGGAAAAAAGGATTTGTGCTCCACAAGTCAAAGAGTGAGGAG GCTCATGCTGAGGACTCGGTAATGGATCACCACTTCCGCAAGCCCGCCAACGACATCACGTCCCAGCTGGAGATCAACTTTGGAGACCTGGGCCGCCCCGGCCGCGGCGGCAgagggggccgggggggccgaGGGCGTGGGGGCAGGGCCAGTCGTGGAGGCAGAACTGACAAG TTGGTCAAGGAGTTTGATGTGATCCACACGCCCAACCAG TCAAGTGCTTCTGCTCCTGATGTAGATGACCCAGAggctttcccagctctgtcctaA